In Anaerolineales bacterium, the sequence GCCCAGTCAACCTCTTCCAGTTACCGCTCAGCGTATGCATCCGGCCTGTGGATGGCGTGACCGGGGATAAGAACGTTTACCACCGTCACGCCGAAGCTGATTTTGCCCCATTGGCTGGCAGCAACGATCTGCCAGGGTTTGTCTGCGGGAAAACCCGCACGCTCTCACTGTTCACCCTCGGCCAGCTGGCCCTGCCCGCCACCGGCTTTGCGCCGGGTGCGGTCACCCAGATGGCCGTCCAGCCCGTCGAACTGACCTACGCGGCCAGCGACATGACCCTCAGCATCCCCAAGCTGGGCCTGGAGCTGGACATCCTCGGCGTGCCGCAAGGGCCGAACGGTTGGGATGTGAGTTGGCTCTCCACCGACCAGGCGGGCTACCTTTACGGGACCACTTTCCCGACTTGGAAAGGCAACTCTGTGCTCACCGCCCATGTCTGGAACGCGGACAACACCCCTGGCCCCTTCTATGCCCTCAAGAACCTGCAGCATGGCGACCGCTTCAGCATCTCGGCATACGGCCAAACCTACATCTACGAAGTGCGCAGCAACCGCCTGATCAACGAGAGCAATCTGAATGTACTGGCCTCAAGCAGTAACTATTCGCAAATCACCTTGATCACCTGCGAGACCTTTGATGCCGCCAGCGGTGAGTATCTCTATCGGCGGGCGGTGGGGGCGGTGCTGGTGAGCGTTAGCCAATAGTAATCAGCTGTTAGCAATGATGTCTAAGTAGGGCGGCTTGCAAGCCGCCCCAATGATGAACAGCAGGGCCGGTCTGAAGACCGGCCCTTGCTGTTGACTGTGAACTGTAGGCTGTCAACTATTCAAAAAATCGCGCACGATCTGGTTGAAGCGCTGCGGCTGTTCCAGGTTGGGCACATGGCCGGCGCCCTCGATCAATTCCAGCTGGCCGTTGGGCAGCGCGGCGGCCATGGCTTCGGCTTCGCTGTAGGGGATGACCTGATCCTGTGTCCCATGCACCACCAAGGCCGGCATGTGCAGTTCGGGCAGCAGCTGGCTGGCGTCCGGCCGGTCGCGCATGGCGCCCAGGGCGGCCACCACGCCGGCCTGGCTGGCGGTGGCCATGATGGCTTGCAGCTCGACGGCCACCGCGGGTTGCACCGTGTAGGTGTCCGGGGCGAGCAGTTTGGGGAACATGCCCTCAGCGACCACGCCGGGACCCTGCTCTTGCACTTTGGCAATCGTGGCATCCCGCCCGGCCTTGGCTTCAGCGGAGTCGGCCCCAGCCCGGGTGGAGAGCAGCAGCAGCGCGCCGACACGCTCCGGGAATAAGCGGGCGAAGGCCAGGGCGATGTAACCGCCCATCGAAAGCCCACCCACCGCCACCGGTTCCAGAATATCCAGCGCGTCCAGCAGCGCCACGCAATCTTCGGCGTAGCTTTCTACGCTGGCGGCATCCACCGCGGCCGAGTCGCCGAAGCCAGGCAGGTCAGGCGCCAGCAGGCGCGCGCCAAGGGCATCCGACTGGGCCGCCCACATGCGGCTGCTGAACGGAAAGCCGTGAATGAGCAAAAGCGGCTTGCCCGAACCGGTCTCTTCAAAGTGCAAGCTGAGTGTTTGCGTATTTTCCATAAGAAAAGTGTATCCGATTTTGTCAAAAATCAAAAACTTCAAAGTAAATATTAGAATTCATCAGTTTAGTATTGACAAATTCAAAATCATCTTTATAATTTCTCGCATAAGGAGTTAAAAATGTTTATTTCTCTACTTTTGCGCTTTAGATTTCTGTTTTAGCGAATGGCTAAAGAACAATCAAAAGGCTGGCAGCGCCCTTTCTTCCAGGTGTGGACCGGGCAGGCGCTTTCCCTGCTGGGCAGCCAGCTTGTGCAGTTCGCGCTGGTTTGGTATCTAACCCGCCAGACCGGCTCGGCGACCGTGTTAGCCACAGCCACCCTGGTGGCGATGCTGCCCAACATCCTGCTGGGCCCCTTGGCCGGCTCGTTCGTAGACCGCGGCGACCGCAAGCGCATCATGATCGTAGCCGACGCGGCGATCGCCTTGGCCACGCTGGCGCTGGCCGGCCTGTTCGCCCTGGGCTGGGTGCAGATCTGGCACATCTATTTACTGCTGATGCTGCGCGCCCTGGGCGGCGCCTTCCACAGCCCGGCTTTCAGCGCCTCGACCTCGCTGATGGTGCCCAAGGAGCATTTGCCGCGCGTGCAAGGCGTCAACCAAATGCTCAACGGCGGCCTGAGCGTGGTGGCCGCCCCGCTGGGCGCCTTCCTGCTGGAGCTCTTGCCGACGCAGGGTGTGTTGGCGATCGACCTGGTGACGGCGACGGTTGCCATCCTGGCGCTGCTGCCGGTGCGTATCCCGCAGCCAGAGCGCCAAACCCCGGCCAACGCCGAGAAACCCAGCTTCTGGAGCGATTTTCGTGACGGTCTGGACTATGTGCTGGGCTGGCCGGGGCTGCTGATCTTGCTGGTGATGTCGATGCTGATCAACGTGCTGTTCAGCCCGGCCATTTCCCTGATGCCGCTGCTGGTCAGCCAACATTTCCAGCAGGGCGTCCTGCAGCTGGGCTGGCTGCAGGGCATGTGGGGTTTGGGCATCATCCTGGGCGGCCTGGTGCTGGGCGTGTGGGGCGGCTTCAAAAAACGGATTTACACCTCACAGATGGGCCTGCTGGGTCTGGGCCTGGCCTTCGGCCTGACCGGCCTGCTGCCCGCCAGCGGCTTGCAGCCCGCCCTGGGCCTGATCCTGCTGGGCGGTATGATGCTGCCCATGTCCAACGGCTCGTTCTGGGCGGTGATGCAGGCCACCGTGGACCCCGAGCGCCAGGGGCGGGTCTTCGCCCTGGTGATCAGCCTGGCCAGCGCCATGGCCCCGGTGGGCTTGCTGCTGGCTGGGCCACTGGTGGACCAGTTCGGCGTGCCGTTCTGGTACATGCTGGCGGGCAGCCTGTGCGCCATTATGGGCATCCTGGGCTTCCTGCACCCCGCCGTACGCAATTTGGAAGCTGGACGACCGATCCCCTCTGAGGCGGCCAACGCCTCTAGCAAAGGTTAATTGCTGTTATGACAACTGAAACCCGCAATCAGTGGAAACGCCCTTTCTTTCAAGTCTGGATCGGCCAGGCCTTTTCCCTGCTCGGCAGCCAGCTGGTGCAGTTCGCCCTGATCTGGCACCTGACCCGTGAGACCGGTTCGGCCACGGTACTGGCCACCGCCACGCTGGTGGCGATGCTGCCGATGATCCTGATCGGCCCGCTGGCCGGCTCCGTGGTGGACCGCAGCCAGCGCAAGCGCATCATGATCCTGGCCGACAGCGGTATCGCCCTGGCCACGCTGGCCCTGGCGGCCCTGTTCGCCTTCGGTCTGGTCGAGGTCTGGCACATCTATGTATTGTTGATGCTGCGTTCGCTGGGCCAGGCGTTCCATGGTCCGGCGATGACCGCCTCAACCTCGCTGATGGTGCCCAAAGAGCACCTGGCGCGCATCCAAGGCGTCAACCAAATGCTCAACGGCGGCCTCAACATCATCTCGGCCCCGCTGGGCGCGCTGCTGCTGGAGCTGCTGCCGATGCAGGGCGTGCTGGCCATCGACGTGGTCACGGCCCTGATCGCGGTGGTGGCCGTGCTGCCGATCAGCATCCCCCAGCCGGAGCGAAAGCCAAATGGCGCCGACGGCAAGCCGGCCACCTTTTGGGAAGACTTCCGCGAAGGTTTCCGCTATGTGCTCAGTTGGCCGGGCCTGATGGTGGTGCTGATCATGGCGGCGCTGATCAACTTCCTGCTGACTCCGGCCGGGGCGCTGCTGCCCTTGCTAATCACCAAGCACTTTGAAAAAGGCGTGATCGAGCTGGGCTGGGTCAATGCGCTGTGGGGCAGCGGCGTGGTGCTGGGCGGCCTGCTGCTGGGCGTGTGGGGTGGCTTCAAAAAGCGCATCCTGACTGTCTTCAGCGGCCTGGTGTGCCTGGGCCTGGCTGCAGCCGGCATGGGCCTGTTGGCCCCGCAGCACTTCACCTGGCTGCTGGCCCTGTTCCTGATCGAAGGCGTGATGGGGCCGGTGGTCAACGGCTCGCTGGGGGCAGTCATGCAGGCCTCGGTAGACCCCAGCCGGCAGGGCCGCGTCTTCACCCTGCTGACCAGCTTCGCCACCGCCATGACCCCGCTGGGGCTGCTGGTGGCTGGTCCTATCTCGGATGCCTTCGGCATCCAGATCTGGTATCTGATCGGCGGCGGGCTGTGCGCGCTAATGGGCCTGGCGGGTTTCTTCATCCCCAGTGTAATGAACATTGAAGCCGGCCACCCGCAAGAACTGACAAAGCCAATCCCTGAGACCGCGGCGTAACCTCTCCTCCGTTGCAGGCTTAACGCAAAAGCGCCCGTGCCGCCGGGCGCTTTTGCTATGCGTTGAGGGAAATGATCTCGATGGGGATCGGCGCCGGGTGGGTGTCCGGCCGCAGGCGTCCCTGCATGGACCAGGGACCGGTCCAGGTGATCTCCACCGGCAGCAGCTGGCCGTGCAAGGGCTGCTCTGACTGCACGAAGACCAGCTTGTTGGTCGGCGTGCGGCCCTTCCAGCGGCCCTTGACCTCTTCCTCGAAGAGCACTTCAACCGTCTCGCCCAGGTAGCGGGCGTTGATCTCGCTCAGAATGGCTTCCTGCTGCTTGTCCAGCGCGTGCAGGCGGGCCAGCTTCTCTGGCTCAGGCACATTGTCATCCATGCGGCGGGCAGCCACGGTGCCTTCGCGCTCAGAGTAGCGCGCCAGATGCGCCACGTCCAGCTTTAGCTCGCCCAGCAGGTCATAGGTGGCCTGGAACTGCTCGGCGGTCTCGCCGGGGAAGCCGACGATGATGTCGGTGGCGATCGAGACGTTGGGGATGATGGCGCGGATGCGCTCGACCAGGCGGCGGTATTCGTCCACCGTGTAGCCGCGCTTCATGTTGGCCAGCACCTCATCATGGCCGGCTTGCACCGGCACTTCGATGTGCGGCATGACCTTGGGCAGCTCGGCCACGGTATGCAGCAATTCATCGGTCATCCAGTTGGGGTGCGAGGTCAGGAAGCGGATGCGCTGCAGGCCGTCCACCTCATGCACCACGCGCAGCAGGTCCGTCAGGCTGGGCCCGTCGGGCACATCTTTGCCATAGCGGTCCACGATCTGGCCCAGCAGGGTCACTTCGCGCACACCCTGGGCGACCAGGCTGCGGATCTCAGCCACGATCTCGCCCACAGGGCGGCTGCGTTCCACGCCGCGGCGGTAGGGGATGATGCAAAAGGTGCAGGCATGCGAGCAACCGTAGACGATGGGCACATGGGCGCTGATCAATTGGTCGCGCTCCTCGGCCGGCAGGCGCAAATCGCCGTCCATGACGGCGAAGCGCTGCTCGGTTTCGGCCAGCTCGATGAAGCGGCTGTCGTTCTGGGTCAGGTGGGCGACCAGCGGACCGGGGTCAGAGGGCGGCGAGAAAACATCCACAAAAGGCAGCTGCTCGCGCAGGCGTTCCTGCCCCTTGACGCCGACCATGCAGCCCATCAGGTTGATGGTCAGGTTGGGGTTTTTCTGCTTGAGCGGCTTGAGCGAAGTGACCTTGCCCATGGCCTTGTCTTCGGCGCTCTGGCGCACCACGCAGGTGTTAAGCACGATGACCTCGGCGTCCTCGGGGCGCGCAGCGGATTGGTAGCCCAGGCGCTCCAGCGCCGAGGCGACCCGCTGCGAATCGGCCACATTCATCTGA encodes:
- a CDS encoding alpha/beta fold hydrolase, with amino-acid sequence MENTQTLSLHFEETGSGKPLLLIHGFPFSSRMWAAQSDALGARLLAPDLPGFGDSAAVDAASVESYAEDCVALLDALDILEPVAVGGLSMGGYIALAFARLFPERVGALLLLSTRAGADSAEAKAGRDATIAKVQEQGPGVVAEGMFPKLLAPDTYTVQPAVAVELQAIMATASQAGVVAALGAMRDRPDASQLLPELHMPALVVHGTQDQVIPYSEAEAMAAALPNGQLELIEGAGHVPNLEQPQRFNQIVRDFLNS
- the miaB gene encoding tRNA (N6-isopentenyl adenosine(37)-C2)-methylthiotransferase MiaB, yielding MKYHIWTEGCQMNVADSQRVASALERLGYQSAARPEDAEVIVLNTCVVRQSAEDKAMGKVTSLKPLKQKNPNLTINLMGCMVGVKGQERLREQLPFVDVFSPPSDPGPLVAHLTQNDSRFIELAETEQRFAVMDGDLRLPAEERDQLISAHVPIVYGCSHACTFCIIPYRRGVERSRPVGEIVAEIRSLVAQGVREVTLLGQIVDRYGKDVPDGPSLTDLLRVVHEVDGLQRIRFLTSHPNWMTDELLHTVAELPKVMPHIEVPVQAGHDEVLANMKRGYTVDEYRRLVERIRAIIPNVSIATDIIVGFPGETAEQFQATYDLLGELKLDVAHLARYSEREGTVAARRMDDNVPEPEKLARLHALDKQQEAILSEINARYLGETVEVLFEEEVKGRWKGRTPTNKLVFVQSEQPLHGQLLPVEITWTGPWSMQGRLRPDTHPAPIPIEIISLNA
- a CDS encoding MFS transporter codes for the protein MAKEQSKGWQRPFFQVWTGQALSLLGSQLVQFALVWYLTRQTGSATVLATATLVAMLPNILLGPLAGSFVDRGDRKRIMIVADAAIALATLALAGLFALGWVQIWHIYLLLMLRALGGAFHSPAFSASTSLMVPKEHLPRVQGVNQMLNGGLSVVAAPLGAFLLELLPTQGVLAIDLVTATVAILALLPVRIPQPERQTPANAEKPSFWSDFRDGLDYVLGWPGLLILLVMSMLINVLFSPAISLMPLLVSQHFQQGVLQLGWLQGMWGLGIILGGLVLGVWGGFKKRIYTSQMGLLGLGLAFGLTGLLPASGLQPALGLILLGGMMLPMSNGSFWAVMQATVDPERQGRVFALVISLASAMAPVGLLLAGPLVDQFGVPFWYMLAGSLCAIMGILGFLHPAVRNLEAGRPIPSEAANASSKG
- a CDS encoding MFS transporter, translating into MAVMTTETRNQWKRPFFQVWIGQAFSLLGSQLVQFALIWHLTRETGSATVLATATLVAMLPMILIGPLAGSVVDRSQRKRIMILADSGIALATLALAALFAFGLVEVWHIYVLLMLRSLGQAFHGPAMTASTSLMVPKEHLARIQGVNQMLNGGLNIISAPLGALLLELLPMQGVLAIDVVTALIAVVAVLPISIPQPERKPNGADGKPATFWEDFREGFRYVLSWPGLMVVLIMAALINFLLTPAGALLPLLITKHFEKGVIELGWVNALWGSGVVLGGLLLGVWGGFKKRILTVFSGLVCLGLAAAGMGLLAPQHFTWLLALFLIEGVMGPVVNGSLGAVMQASVDPSRQGRVFTLLTSFATAMTPLGLLVAGPISDAFGIQIWYLIGGGLCALMGLAGFFIPSVMNIEAGHPQELTKPIPETAA